The Deltaproteobacteria bacterium genome has a window encoding:
- a CDS encoding ABC transporter ATP-binding protein has product MLNVREINVFYGDLPALRNVSLEVRQGETVSVIGSNGAGKSTTLRAISGIRRPRTGKIEFNEIEITRSSTSAIVESGISHVPEGRQLFPNMTVLENLEMGTQFPRTKKATLETLEQVFGFFPRLKERLEQKAGTLSGGEQQMLAIGRGLMSGPSLMMLDEPSLGLAPLLVSTIFEIVREIHRHGTSILLIEQNVFHALSLSARGYVLENGEIALSGAAQELLDNPHIRKTYLGL; this is encoded by the coding sequence TTGCTGAACGTGCGTGAGATCAATGTGTTCTATGGCGACCTGCCGGCGCTCCGCAATGTCAGCCTCGAGGTGCGCCAGGGGGAAACCGTTTCCGTGATCGGGTCCAACGGCGCGGGGAAGTCCACCACGCTGCGCGCCATCTCCGGCATCAGGCGACCCCGAACCGGGAAGATCGAGTTCAATGAAATTGAGATTACCCGTTCGTCCACTTCAGCCATTGTGGAGAGCGGCATCAGTCATGTGCCCGAGGGGCGGCAGCTCTTCCCCAACATGACCGTTCTCGAAAACCTCGAGATGGGCACCCAGTTTCCGCGCACGAAAAAAGCCACACTCGAAACACTGGAACAGGTATTCGGCTTCTTCCCGAGGTTGAAGGAACGCCTCGAGCAGAAGGCCGGCACCTTGAGCGGCGGCGAGCAGCAGATGCTCGCCATCGGCCGGGGACTGATGTCCGGACCCTCACTCATGATGCTGGACGAGCCTTCATTAGGCCTTGCGCCCTTGCTCGTAAGCACCATCTTCGAGATCGTACGCGAAATCCATCGGCATGGAACGTCGATTCTCCTCATCGAGCAGAACGTGTTTCACGCTCTTTCCCTTTCGGCCAGAGGCTATGTTCTGGAAAACGGGGAAATAGCCCTCAGCGGAGCCGCCCAGGAGCTCCTGGATAACCCGCATATCCGAAAAACCTACCTGGGCCTGTGA